The genome window TTCTGCCGCGGGCAGCAAATTCGGCGAGGccagagaggaaggtgacgaTGCCGGACAAGGTGATGTGCCGTTCGTGCACCCCTACACTTTCACCATTGAGTCTATGACCACTGTCGGCGACCGAAACCAGACTACCCcactccacctcctctctccatACTCCTCTACCCAGCCCGCAAAATCCCTTTGGACCGATGAGCTCGAAGCTCGACTTATCAACGGTCACTTTGACATGCTTGTGCACTCCCTCAAGGATGTGCCTACCGTTCTCAAAGACGGATGCGAAATCGGATGCATGGCCAAGAGGCATGATCCTCGTGATGCTTTGGTAGTCAAGCAGGGATTGCCGTACAAAAGACTTGAAGATTTACCCGACGGAGCTGTTGTTGGTACAGGTAGTGTGAGGAGAGTAGCGCAACTGAAGAGAGCTTTCCCCAATCTTGTCTTTGAGGATATGGTAAGTTTGTTTTTTTCGTTAAAAATTACTTCCTTTGCATAGTCATTGCTTACTGCTGAAATGCAGCGCGGTAACCTCAACACACGATTCAACAAACTAGACAACCCCCAATCACCATTTTCTGCTCTTATTCTTGCCATGTCTGGCCTCGAACGTTTAGGCATGGCCCACCGTGCCACTTCGCCCTTGTCCTCTCCAACCCTTATGCATGCTGTCGGTCAAGGTGCTCTTGCCATCGAAATTCGATCCACTGACCCTCGTGTTCGAAACTGTTTAAGGGGATTAGGGCACTGGCAGACTGAGTGGTCATGCGGTGCCGAAAGAGGTTGTTTGAGGGTCTTGGAGGGTGGCTGCTCTGTCCCAGTTGGTGTGGAGTCTGAGCTTGTCGAGCTtgacgaggacgagatTGCCGCGCATCCCGAATTACTTGAAGGCGTTGAAGATCCTTTCAAGGGCCAGGAAGAGAGCCCTCTTGAAGGAGACTCTCCTATGTTGTGGTTCTCTGGTCTTGTAGACACCACCTCCGCCACTACTCCGTCCACACCCACTTTCTCAtctcactctcttcctccacttcgAACCCGCCTTGCGAAGCTCACCCTCCATTCTTGTGTTACTTCTACCGACGGAACCAAACACGTCCTCTTTACCCCTCCTCCTGTCCTTGTACGGTCATACCGTCAAGCAGAGCAATTTGGTGAAGAGTGTGCACGGAAATTAAGGGGGATGGGTGCAGGGGAGATCTTGGATGAGATCAACAAGCTCAGGAAGGAACGAGAGTTGAGGGACTTGGAAAGCGCCATCGAGAGAAGTAGAGCGgcgcaggaggagggtgagaagaTGGGGTTGGTTCAAGATGGCTCAGCTGAAGTTGTTGCCTAATAAAGACCTCTTTGATTCGGAGGGGGTTTGATGTGTATGGTTTATTGTTGATTTTGTGTGTAATATTCCAGATTCTCATTTTTTTGGGCGGGTGCATGGGTTTGGGTTCCAGCATATACTCATACATAGGTTCATTCTACTGGCATGTATACTGGTGAACTTCTAGACTAGGTATAAAGGCCATAAGAACCCGCCGCTCGCTAGACGACCTGCCCTCTTATGTATACTATCGTGCGCGCCATGCGTTGTGGAACGGAATCAAAACCACGTGTGATGACGCTGCACCATATCCTCCAGATGACTTCTTAGATCTTTCGCTCTTTTGACGGAGAAGCATCACAGGGAGCACTCACTATACGCCATATCATCTCCATAATCATTACATGCTGCTCAATCCCTTCTAGACTTGTACAAATTTATCCTCCCTACGATAAACCACGTTTATTTTCTGCCTATATATAAGGGAAAAAACCTCAACTTTAGCTCCCGTCAATCGCCAGCTGAGCGTGACCTGCTCAGCCCTTCGCGATGCAGGCGCTCAAGAATGCCGCTCTTGGCTTACTGAACGTCTACGTTTCGCCGTATGTGGAAAATCTGAATGCTCAAGATCTATCTCTGTCGCTCTTCAGTGGTGAGTCGTGTCATTCATCATTTACGGCCTCAAAGTATAAGATCTCAGTAGCTTAATTTAATTTCGATCAGGTAATCTTCAATTCCATGGATTGCATCTCAAGAAATCATTGTTAGAAAGGTTTGGAGTGCCAGTTGAAATTGTAGCAGGCGACATTGGTACCCTGTCAATCTCAATTCCATGGACGGCCCTCAAGACTCAACCCGTCAAAATAGTCATCGATGACGTCTACGTGTTGGCACGAGCACGACCGCCAGGGAAGGTGGAtccagaagaggacgaaagAGTGGAACAAGCGACGAAACAAGAAAAGCTCAAAAGCGCAGAGGCAGTAGATAGTGCAGCCAGCCAGATGGGGCCGCAAGGCGGCAATGAGGAGACCAAGCAGACTTATGTCGGCGCAATCGTATCCAAGGTGGTTGATAATGTGCAGATTCACGTCAAGGGCATTCATATCCGGTATGAAGATGGAACAAGTACTCCAGAGGTAATTTCATCTACTCAGTATACAAAACGACAGCACTGACACGATCTGAAGCATCCTTTCGCGGCGGGACTGACGCTCAATGAATTCAAAGCAGTATCGACCGATGCCAACTGGGTGGAGGCATTTATCCACGATAGTCTTCATGGTGTTCACAAGCTTGTCCAGCTTGGAGCTTTGGCAATCTACTTTGACACCGATACTGAGAGTTTGGAAAAGGGCCCAGATCGATCAGAAACAATACAGGCTCTCAAAGACATGGTAGGTCTCAAATATTAATATCCTTGAACCCCTCTGAAGACCTATGCAGCTGGATGGTTCACATAATCATCAGTACATTTTGAAACCCGTCACTGGAGAAGCCAGGGTAAGttatttctttttctttaccTTGTAGTTGTATCTAAGCACTCCCTACAGGCTATTATCAACAAGCACATGTCAAATGATACACCCAAATTTGATGCCCAAGTGATTTTCGACGAGATTGGGGTAGTCATCGATCGTGACCAATATAGAGATGTCTTATCCGTCATTGACGTATTCCATTTCTACCGCCGAACTCATCAGTACCACAAATTCCGTCCATCAGAAGAGGAATTCAAGGCCAGTCCCGCTCAGGCGCGTTTGCAGTTTGCTCTAGAGGCAATACGGTCGGAAGTGCACGAAAGAAACAGAAGGTGGTCTTGGGATTATCtgcaagagagaagagatacAAGGAAGCAGTATGTCGACTTGTTCGTCAAGAAGCTGGCATTGCCTGAAGGGAAGCAGTTACCTGCGGATGAGGCGGCCGCCTTGAGCGGTATCGAAGTGAAGTCATCGTACGAAGATATCCGCTTCTTCAGGTCCGTCGCTAGagccaaggccaagaaagACGCTGCTACGCGTAGAAAGATGGAATTAGAAAGGCAGAAGAACCAACCTCAGACGCAAACTTGGGGTCAATGGCTTTGGGGGTCTTCTGCAAGATCCTCAGACATCGATGGCGGTATAtctgaggaggagaagaaagagctaGACGACATCATAGACTACGATTCCTCGACCGCTCAAGAGACGATCGAAGCTACTCCTCGCGACTTTATGAGAGCTCGTGTATCGGCCAAGCTGAATAAGGGGTCATTTTCACTCCGTACGGACCCTCACGGGAAGTGCATGGATGTCATGGCGCTTGTATTTgactccttctctgctgATGCTACCCAGTTTACGGACTCTATGACGGGCAAGTTTGCGCTTGGTGGTTTCCGAGTTTACGACGGAACTACTTCAGACACCTTGTATCCCCAGATCGTGCGAGTGAAAGATCTTGTGAAGAGTACAGGCGGTCAAGGTCGGCAAACTGGTCTTGATGAGCAAGGCATACAGGGTGCTATCAATGCCATGGAAGGAGGCCTCACAGACGATAAAGATCCATTCTTCGTGATGCAAGTCGAACACAACCCACTAGATGGTCGTGCAGATAACGCGGTGACCGTCAAGATGAGGCACCTGGAGATTATCTATCATCGTGGATACGTGGAAGCTGTAGTACGATTCTTCAAACCGCCTCAGAGCCAGCTAGAGTCAATTGGAGCGTTGTTGGACGCTGCAGGACAGACCTTGGACGGAATCAGGAAGGAAACTCGAGCTGGTTTGGAATATGCTCTTGAGCAACACAAGGTGAGTGCTTTACTCGAAAATTGGAATCGATTTTGACCAAATGCGTTACAAGACGATCGACCTTCGCGTGGACATGAATGCtcctatcatcatcataccCATGGAGTGAGTCTCTTCTGCACCACTGGGGTGTGGCCATAGTCTGATCTCCTATAGCgtcaaagtcaaagagTCCCAAACACTTGTTCTTGATGCCGGTCATATTTTTGTAGGAAGCAAGTTAGCAGACAAGGGGCAGCTTCAAGAAGTCCAAAGCAAGCGCGGTCGACAATATAACGAGGACGACTATAAGCAACTGGAAGTTTTGATGTATGACAGATTAGACTTAAGATTAGAGTCCACCCAGGTATGTGGATTTATCCTTCTAGATGTCACTCTCAAAGCTTAAACGTTCTAGCTTTTGATGGGTGATAACGTCGAAGCTTGTATGCGGGCATTGGAAGACACTCACAGCTCCTCGTCCTACGAATTTCATATCCTTGAACGAATCAGCATGTCGTTTGCGGTGCAGAACGCCATTGTTAACGCCCCCAATCTGACGAGATTCAAGGTCGCTGGTGAACTACCTGGGCTTCATCTTAACTTTTCTGACCGAAAGTACCAGGCCCTTATGAAGTTTATTGATGTATCGATCCCAAGGTTTGAAGGTGATCAAGACCAGCAAGAGCGTGTTCTCCCGGCAACTGCTGCACCAGGCCCAAAGCACTTTGGTCAAAGGGAGATCGAGGAGTACAATTTCGAAGACGACCGGTCTATTATCTCTGCGAGAGCCACTGAGGGTCCAGACAATTTGGATGATGGTAGCTCAAGCGGTGATAAGGGCGACCGATTCTATGAGGCCCATGACCAACAAACGGAAGTAAGCCATTTTGAACCATGTAATCATCAATTCATATTAACCGAGGACTATAGAGTCAAAAAAGTGCTCTTCGACAAGTCACCTTTGAgttttctttctccgtCGGCAAGCTTCAAGCATCGCTGTTCAAGTCGGTCTCATCGACCGCGGAAAAACCGTTGGCGGACGCTGTGCTCGAAGGCTTCGGTCTGACTTTTGCTTTACGTAAATGGGACATGTCTGTGGACCTATTTCTTCGGTCTGTCACCCTTGCCATGATTGAGCAGGGTAGCGCCCCTCGACCACTCCTGTCTTCGGCAAGTGAGGACGGTAATTCACCTTCCGATCTGAAGTTGGTTCAAGTCAAATACATCAAGGTTCAAAAAGACTCGCCGGAATTTATGACCAAGCACGAAGGCGTCGATACCAGCATTGACACTGAGCTTTCTACATTTAAATTCACGATATCCCCTGAACCTATTCTGTCTCTCTACGACTTCATAATGACTACGTTCGTCCCCAATAACCAATCTTCAGTCGAACAACCGCCTCAAGACGTAGAAACTCAGGTACAGGGAGTGGATCAAGAGGACGCACAGCCGTCTGCAGATAAGATGCGCATACGTGTGAAACTTACAAGTGCACAAGTCGCCCTCGAAAACAATGCCAACAAGTTTGCTCTGCTTGCCTTGCCATCAGCGGACGTAGCCATTTTGCTTCGCAGTGGTGGTCTTCGAGTAGGGGCTCGCCTCGGTAATCTTTCTCTGGAGGATTTGTCCGAAGAGCCTGTAGCAGACACTTCATTCAAAAAGCTTCTGTCTATCGAGGGCGGCGAGTTGGCAGATTTCAGCTACGAAACTTTTGATCCCACAGATAAGGAGACGTTCCCAGGTTACAATTCATCAGTCAACCTTCGCGCTGGTTCTTTCAAGTTCACTTTCATGGAAAAGCCAATCAGTGACTTATATGCTTTTGCCACTAAATTTGCTCGTATGAAGGCTGTCTACGACGCTGCCCAGCAAGCGGCTGTTCAACGTGCTTCAGAAGTTACACGAATGCACTTTGACGTGGTCATCAAAACTCCAATCATTATTCTTCCTCGGGATGGCATCATCTCCCCCGATCGACTCATTCTCCGTTTAGGAGAAATTATTGCCAAGAACGAGTACTTCAATGACCCCGACGATACAAGTGCTATCGACGCAAGTTTGCGGGGGATCAGCGTAGCGTCAGAGATTATAGTTGGGGACAAGAAGGCAACCCTGCAAATGATAAATGACGTGGCTATCACTGCGAGTATTAAACAAGCAGGCGGGACAGCCCATAGATCCGATCCGCATCATGCGGACACTGAAATCACTACCAACATGTCTGACGTAAAACTTTCCCTTACTCAACGGCAGTATATGCTCCTGATGAGTGTTTTGgaagctcttcctcgtGCACTTAACGATGTAAGCGATGCCGAGACTCCTGAGGAATCCTTAGATGAGACATCGGAGGCTTCTACTCCTTCAACCCCAGATTCTTTGGAAACAGGCAAGGCGACGGAGGTCACTCTTGAGCCGGAGCTGGTCGTTTCCCGAGACCAGCGACAGCTGGGCGTGAAGGTCTGGACGGCATTCGACTTTGTCTTCGCAGTTGATACCATCGCGTTAGAGATCTATAATGTGGACGCCATCACCAAGGATGATATGAAGAGTAACAGCATAGCTCGGTTTGCGCTAGTAAAATCCCATTTCGGTTTCAAAAGGTTGTCCAATGGTGCGACCGAAGCGGAATTCTCTCTCAAAACGCTTTCATTCTCCAATACTCGAACGGGTAATAGTGTATTTCGTGACATCATTCCGCCTGCCAGTCACGAAGGCAACCAAGTGTACGTGGAAACTTAAAAGGAtatcatttttttttgctaATATCATGTAAAGGATGCTGCAATACACGATGACAGGGGGGACGGATCCGTCAGCTTTGGCCATTGTCACTGTTGATAGTCCTCAACTAATTCTTGCCGTTGATCCTCTGGCATCACTTCTCGAGTTTGCTGTTAGCCCGTTCACAAAACATGTTGATGTTGAACAACAACCGCAAGAGAGTGCGGAGCAAGCagatgagtttgaagaaggcccCAAGCAAGGTGCATCCCTTTCGTTCCGAGTGGAGGTCGTAAAAGCCACTGTTGTTGTCATTGCGGATGATACCAACCCCAAGACTCAAGCCATTCAACTCAACATTAGGGAGATTTTGCTTTCACAGCAGAGTATACTCGCTCTGAAGATTGACAGAATTGGTATGTCCTTTGGCCGAATGGATCGCCCCAATGATAGAGTGAAGTTTCTCGACGATCTCAGCATGGCTCTGTCTCTTGACACAAGGCGTAAAGGATCACAACAAATGACAAGCTTCGAGGTAGAGATTCCCGACCCGGTCATCTTCCGAGCGTCGTACACCAACATCATGCTCATCATTGATATTGTGAACAAGGCTACTATAGTTGCGGCTAAAGCATTGGCACCAGCTGAGGGAAcaggaagagcagagaAAGATTCAAAGTCTTTGACGAAAGGTa of Cryptococcus tetragattii IND107 chromosome 3, whole genome shotgun sequence contains these proteins:
- a CDS encoding porphobilinogen deaminase; translation: MSCPFHTTTNTSHRSPLPDRALLLAMKSQTNTFILGTRKSNLALVQTGHVADDLRRLHSAAGSKFGEAREEGDDAGQGDVPFVHPYTFTIESMTTVGDRNQTTPLHLLSPYSSTQPAKSLWTDELEARLINGHFDMLVHSLKDVPTVLKDGCEIGCMAKRHDPRDALVVKQGLPYKRLEDLPDGAVVGTGSVRRVAQLKRAFPNLVFEDMRGNLNTRFNKLDNPQSPFSALILAMSGLERLGMAHRATSPLSSPTLMHAVGQGALAIEIRSTDPRVRNCLRGLGHWQTEWSCGAERGCLRVLEGGCSVPVGVESELVELDEDEIAAHPELLEGVEDPFKGQEESPLEGDSPMLWFSGLVDTTSATTPSTPTFSSHSLPPLRTRLAKLTLHSCVTSTDGTKHVLFTPPPVLVRSYRQAEQFGEECARKLRGMGAGEILDEINKLRKERELRDLESAIERSRAAQEEGEKMGLVQDGSAEVVA